One window from the genome of Cystobacter ferrugineus encodes:
- a CDS encoding protein kinase domain-containing protein: MSASSPDSPRPAPSFSFQWGNYRYEVHGHVSANPDYDSGLLASRQLILPGYPELAGQPRLVELKPFFPHQHPSGVVDRCIEEVRRAGLVSHPNLAGIWGCVFDDTTPYVLMEHLPGCFLLTLLDAAVAVGRRLSPAFGAYLATELADALHHVHRKKDEEEQPLNLVHRAIGPRRIRVGVTGRIQLTHFGVVYTELLDRPLSPGGLLRGDAAYLAPELLRGFFQPEENQEDPLTPKGLDERADVFSLGVVMLEMLLVRYPRAEREPLWQDLKARFPASVLNEDPSLVKLETLANRVLHFGPAEVRRAAGEMPEPLRRIITRALRSNPDERYATSSDMHGDLYDYLHSMNPLYGPKEAAEEATKILMEAADLGRLGGAARVEPGSPSPPPDAEPGNIH, encoded by the coding sequence TCGCCGGACTCTCCGCGTCCCGCTCCTAGCTTCAGTTTCCAGTGGGGCAACTACCGCTATGAAGTCCATGGCCATGTGTCCGCCAACCCCGACTATGACTCCGGACTCCTCGCCTCCCGTCAGCTCATCCTCCCGGGCTATCCAGAGTTGGCGGGCCAGCCCAGGCTGGTGGAGCTCAAGCCCTTCTTCCCACACCAGCACCCCTCCGGGGTCGTGGACAGGTGCATCGAGGAGGTGCGCCGCGCGGGGTTGGTGAGCCACCCCAACCTCGCTGGAATCTGGGGCTGCGTCTTCGACGACACGACGCCCTACGTCCTCATGGAGCACCTGCCGGGCTGCTTCCTCCTCACCCTGTTAGATGCGGCCGTGGCGGTGGGGCGCAGACTGTCTCCTGCCTTCGGGGCCTACCTGGCCACGGAACTGGCGGATGCGCTTCACCACGTGCACCGAAAGAAGGACGAGGAGGAGCAGCCCCTCAACCTCGTCCACCGTGCCATCGGGCCCAGGAGGATCCGCGTAGGCGTCACCGGCCGCATCCAACTCACCCACTTCGGCGTGGTGTACACAGAACTGCTCGACCGTCCTCTATCCCCAGGTGGGCTCCTCAGAGGAGATGCGGCCTACCTCGCCCCCGAACTCCTCAGGGGTTTCTTCCAGCCAGAGGAAAACCAGGAGGACCCCCTCACGCCCAAGGGACTCGACGAGAGGGCCGACGTCTTCTCCCTGGGGGTGGTGATGCTGGAGATGTTGCTCGTCCGCTACCCGCGCGCCGAGCGCGAGCCGCTGTGGCAGGACCTCAAGGCACGCTTCCCCGCTAGCGTGCTCAACGAGGATCCCTCACTCGTGAAGCTGGAGACGCTCGCCAACCGCGTGCTGCACTTCGGGCCCGCGGAGGTGCGACGTGCGGCGGGCGAAATGCCTGAGCCTCTCCGGCGAATCATCACCCGGGCCCTCCGAAGCAACCCCGACGAGCGCTACGCTACCTCGAGCGACATGCACGGGGATTTGTACGACTACCTGCACTCCATGAACCCGCTCTACGGCCCGAAGGAGGCCGCCGAGGAGGCCACCAAAATTCTCATGGAAGCGGCCGACCTCGGGCGGCTGGGTGGCGCTGCTCGCGTGGAGCCGGGCTCTCCCTCGCCACCTCCGGACGCGGAGCCGGGCAACATTCACTGA